A single Thermosynechococcus vestitus BP-1 DNA region contains:
- a CDS encoding RibD family protein, giving the protein MSPPQSIPRPYTTAILASSLDGRLARADALGERIASAYDFQHLEQQVAQVDAVLFGATTLRLGGTAMRLQSPHLIAEREHQGRSPQPLQIVCSASGELDLNLPFFRQPIPRALLTTEKGASRWQGATAFDHCWCAGGEAIDWPQAFAHLQASGVQTLAVLGGGQLFASLLEIGAIDELWLTLCPLLLGSAAPSLYPEGNPCSGKLILLNVLPVGNEVYLHYRLSY; this is encoded by the coding sequence TTGAGCCCGCCCCAGTCAATTCCTCGCCCCTACACAACGGCCATTTTGGCCAGTAGTTTAGATGGTCGGCTGGCCCGTGCCGATGCCCTCGGTGAGCGTATTGCCTCGGCCTATGACTTTCAGCACCTTGAACAGCAGGTAGCACAGGTGGATGCGGTGCTCTTTGGGGCAACGACACTGCGGTTGGGGGGGACAGCGATGCGCCTTCAATCTCCCCATCTAATTGCTGAACGGGAACACCAAGGGCGATCGCCCCAACCCTTGCAAATTGTCTGCTCCGCTAGTGGTGAACTAGACCTCAATCTTCCCTTTTTTCGCCAGCCGATTCCCCGTGCCCTCCTGACGACCGAGAAAGGCGCCAGCCGTTGGCAAGGAGCCACTGCCTTTGATCACTGTTGGTGTGCTGGGGGAGAGGCGATTGACTGGCCGCAGGCTTTTGCCCACCTTCAAGCTTCTGGTGTGCAAACCTTGGCTGTGTTGGGGGGAGGACAGCTTTTCGCCTCCCTGCTAGAGATCGGCGCCATTGACGAATTGTGGTTGACCCTCTGCCCACTCCTCCTTGGATCGGCAGCCCCTAGCCTCTATCCGGAGGGGAACCCCTGCTCAGGGAAGTTGATCCTCCTTAATGTGTTGCCTGTGGGCAATGAGGTTTATCTCCACTATCGTCTGAGTTATTGA
- a CDS encoding HAD family hydrolase → MVQLGCQGRWFRPVAAVIFDKDGTLADVAHYLRLVAIARAGKIAEHFPNLQASLLQTFGVIGDHLDPRGLQAVGTRQENLIAAAAFVATQGIPWIAALERAKVAFGEADRELSAKAPLTPPLPGVMELVQRLHRLGCALAIISSDRTSEIEAFLDTYHLQPFFQLWQGADEPPTKPDPQVFLRVCDRLGVRPEHTLVIGDADSDGLMARRGGAAGSIGVTWGWHRPPALNYCDCIVASPLEIQMRRDGN, encoded by the coding sequence ATGGTGCAGCTAGGGTGTCAGGGACGCTGGTTTCGTCCTGTAGCAGCGGTGATCTTTGATAAGGATGGCACGTTAGCGGATGTTGCCCATTACCTGAGGTTGGTGGCGATCGCGCGGGCTGGCAAAATTGCCGAACACTTTCCCAATCTGCAGGCGTCGCTCCTCCAGACGTTTGGAGTAATTGGTGATCACCTTGATCCAAGGGGGTTGCAAGCTGTGGGGACACGGCAGGAGAACCTAATTGCCGCCGCAGCCTTTGTGGCCACACAGGGAATTCCTTGGATTGCCGCCTTAGAACGGGCAAAGGTTGCCTTTGGGGAAGCAGACCGAGAATTGAGCGCCAAAGCACCGTTAACCCCACCCCTACCGGGGGTAATGGAGCTAGTGCAACGGCTCCATCGGCTGGGGTGTGCGTTGGCAATTATCTCTAGCGATCGCACCTCAGAGATCGAGGCTTTTTTAGACACCTATCACTTGCAGCCCTTTTTCCAACTCTGGCAGGGGGCAGATGAGCCACCCACGAAGCCCGATCCCCAGGTATTCCTCAGGGTGTGCGATCGCCTGGGGGTGCGCCCCGAACACACCCTAGTCATTGGTGATGCCGATAGTGATGGCCTCATGGCCCGGCGGGGAGGCGCAGCAGGCAGCATTGGTGTCACGTGGGGTTGGCATAGGCCACCAGCGTTGAATTACTGTGATTGCATCGTTGCCTCACCCTTGGAGATCCAGATGAGGAGGGATGGGAACTGA
- a CDS encoding anthranilate synthase component II: MIIVIDNYDSFTYNLVQYLGELGRDFPVAADLRVFRNDQITLDEIAALAPAGVVISPGPGRPADAGISEPLIRTYAEQLPILGVCLGHQAIGEVFGGTVTLAPTLMHGKTSAIYHKGVGVFQDLPQPFTATRYHSLVIDRDSCPEVLEITAWTEDGLIMGVRHRQYPTLEGVQFHPESILTTCGKDLLRNFLRQLSSPAL, from the coding sequence TTGATTATCGTTATTGATAACTACGACAGCTTCACGTACAACCTTGTCCAATACTTAGGGGAGCTAGGGCGGGACTTCCCAGTTGCTGCTGATCTGCGGGTCTTCCGCAACGACCAGATCACCCTCGATGAGATCGCTGCCCTCGCCCCTGCGGGTGTCGTGATTTCTCCTGGCCCTGGCCGCCCTGCCGATGCGGGGATTTCCGAACCCTTGATCCGTACCTATGCTGAACAACTGCCCATCTTGGGGGTTTGCTTGGGACATCAAGCGATTGGTGAGGTTTTTGGCGGTACGGTGACGCTTGCCCCAACCCTGATGCATGGCAAAACGTCGGCAATTTACCACAAGGGTGTGGGGGTATTTCAAGACTTGCCCCAACCCTTTACTGCAACTCGCTACCACAGCCTCGTGATTGATCGCGACAGTTGCCCCGAGGTATTGGAAATTACCGCTTGGACGGAGGATGGCCTGATTATGGGGGTGCGCCACCGCCAATATCCGACCCTGGAAGGGGTGCAATTCCATCCGGAGAGCATTCTTACCACCTGCGGCAAAGACCTGCTGCGGAACTTTTTGCGACAGCTGTCCAGTCCAGCGTTGTGA
- a CDS encoding MBL fold metallo-hydrolase, with the protein MERRQFLRLAQVGAIASLGGHWAAHAQGGGLSLQWFGHTCFFFTGSGQRVLVNPFRAIGCTKGLQPPRVTADIVMISSRLLDEGYIEGLRGQPKLLFQPGSYKVNGLSIQGIRTSHDRVGGFRFGVNVVWRWQQGGINLLHMGGIAMPITIEQRILMGRPDVMMVPVGGTDKAYRAEEAKAAIEVLQPRLVIPCHYRTAAADPNNCDLAALEDFLKVMEGTPVRRSGGAALSLSAANLPPKTTIQVLSI; encoded by the coding sequence ATGGAACGGCGGCAGTTCTTGCGTTTGGCTCAAGTTGGGGCGATCGCCAGCCTCGGTGGACACTGGGCAGCCCATGCCCAAGGGGGGGGTCTCTCGCTCCAGTGGTTTGGCCACACCTGCTTTTTCTTTACCGGTAGTGGTCAGCGGGTACTAGTCAATCCCTTCCGTGCCATTGGTTGCACTAAAGGATTGCAGCCTCCCCGTGTCACCGCTGATATTGTCATGATTAGCAGTCGCCTCTTGGACGAGGGGTACATCGAAGGCTTGCGCGGTCAGCCTAAACTGCTCTTTCAACCCGGCTCCTATAAAGTCAATGGTTTGAGTATTCAGGGCATTCGCACCAGTCATGATCGCGTTGGTGGCTTCCGTTTTGGTGTCAATGTCGTTTGGCGCTGGCAGCAGGGGGGCATCAATCTCCTGCACATGGGCGGCATCGCGATGCCCATCACGATTGAGCAACGCATTCTCATGGGACGACCTGATGTGATGATGGTGCCAGTGGGAGGCACTGACAAAGCCTATAGGGCTGAGGAAGCCAAGGCGGCCATTGAAGTTTTACAACCCCGTTTGGTCATTCCTTGCCACTATCGAACTGCTGCGGCTGACCCCAATAATTGTGATCTAGCGGCGCTAGAGGACTTTTTGAAAGTCATGGAGGGAACCCCAGTTCGCCGCAGTGGGGGTGCTGCCCTCAGTCTATCGGCAGCCAATCTACCCCCGAAGACGACTATTCAAGTCCTCAGCATTTGA
- a CDS encoding ABC transporter ATP-binding protein, with protein MIQVEHLTKVYGTTTALRDVSFSATSGEILGLLGPNGAGKTTTMRILAGYLPATSGTASIAGYEVHTDPMAVRQRIGYLPENPPLYTEMTVAGYLHFVARIKGVSAGDRPQRVEYALKSCGLWDQQRTIIRKLSKGYRQRVGIAQAIVHDPPAIILDEPTVGLDPRQIIEVRNLIKNLAGQHTVILSTHILAEVSMTCDRAVIIHKGEVAGIGQLDELLQRLSSSYTYDLELVGDRPHLESLLQQLPDLQQITWGNSPRQGRQQLQVSSPSEIGADLASLLVQNGVQLFEMRRSRANLEEVFLKLTTDEPTAEPSDTTEEAHA; from the coding sequence ATGATTCAGGTCGAACACCTGACCAAGGTTTACGGTACAACCACAGCCCTACGGGATGTCAGCTTTTCAGCCACCAGTGGTGAGATTCTCGGTCTCCTTGGCCCCAATGGCGCCGGTAAAACCACCACAATGCGGATTTTGGCGGGGTATCTACCAGCAACGAGTGGCACCGCCTCCATTGCGGGCTATGAAGTCCACACGGATCCGATGGCGGTGCGGCAGCGCATTGGCTATCTGCCAGAAAATCCCCCCCTCTATACGGAAATGACGGTGGCGGGCTATTTGCACTTTGTAGCCCGCATCAAGGGCGTCAGTGCGGGCGATCGCCCCCAGCGGGTGGAATATGCCCTCAAAAGCTGTGGCCTCTGGGATCAGCAACGGACGATTATTCGCAAGCTCTCGAAGGGCTACCGGCAGCGGGTCGGCATTGCCCAAGCCATCGTGCACGATCCGCCAGCCATCATCCTGGATGAACCCACAGTGGGCCTGGATCCGCGTCAAATTATTGAGGTGCGCAACCTGATCAAAAACTTGGCGGGACAGCATACAGTGATTCTTTCCACCCATATTTTGGCGGAAGTGAGCATGACCTGCGATCGCGCCGTGATTATTCACAAAGGCGAAGTGGCCGGCATTGGCCAACTGGATGAACTGCTGCAACGCCTCAGCAGTAGCTACACCTATGATCTTGAATTGGTGGGCGATCGCCCCCATCTTGAATCCCTACTCCAACAGTTGCCTGATCTGCAACAAATCACATGGGGAAATAGCCCTCGCCAAGGGCGACAGCAGCTTCAGGTAAGCAGCCCTTCTGAAATCGGTGCCGATCTCGCCAGTCTCCTGGTCCAAAATGGGGTGCAACTCTTTGAAATGCGCCGCTCCCGTGCCAACCTAGAGGAGGTGTTCTTGAAGCTAACGACCGATGAACCCACCGCAGAACCCAGTGACACCACCGAAGAAGCCCATGCTTAG
- a CDS encoding ABC transporter permease, with amino-acid sequence MRVLLANILAIYRRELQSYLSTPFYYVIAGVFWLLSGLFFLVVMTTIISQVAQQDLLQQQFGAPSPAVDVPKLILESFLGLLGSISQVILPMLSMGLYTEERKRGTLELLATSPITNWCVATGKLLAVLTFYSTLLLPVVVYQFVALQQSTPPLSPWLILAGNGGLILLAAAVLSLGMFLSSLTDSTILAAILGFAVLLILWVLDVLAKNTGGNLSDILTYLSPLEHFTNLSRGMFRTSSLIVFGSYVFLGIFLTAQSIDAFRYQRN; translated from the coding sequence CTGCGGGTGCTCCTTGCCAACATTTTGGCCATCTACCGCCGTGAACTCCAGAGTTACTTGAGTACCCCCTTTTACTATGTGATTGCCGGGGTGTTCTGGCTCCTCAGCGGCCTGTTTTTCCTCGTTGTGATGACGACGATTATTAGCCAAGTGGCTCAGCAGGATTTGCTACAACAGCAGTTTGGAGCGCCGAGCCCAGCCGTTGACGTTCCCAAGCTGATTCTCGAAAGCTTTCTTGGACTCCTAGGTTCCATTTCCCAAGTCATTTTACCGATGCTCTCCATGGGACTCTACACCGAAGAGCGTAAACGCGGCACCCTTGAACTGCTGGCCACCTCACCAATTACCAACTGGTGTGTGGCAACGGGTAAGCTCCTAGCAGTGCTCACCTTCTATAGCACGCTTCTGCTGCCCGTGGTTGTCTATCAATTTGTGGCACTCCAGCAGAGTACGCCCCCCCTCTCCCCTTGGCTCATTCTCGCGGGCAATGGCGGATTGATTCTCTTGGCGGCGGCGGTTCTCTCCCTTGGGATGTTTCTCTCCTCCTTGACCGATAGCACGATCTTGGCAGCCATTTTGGGGTTTGCTGTGTTGCTGATCCTTTGGGTGCTGGATGTCTTGGCTAAAAATACTGGCGGCAATCTCAGTGATATCCTCACCTACCTGTCACCCCTAGAGCACTTTACCAACCTGAGCCGGGGAATGTTCCGCACCAGTAGCCTTATTGTCTTTGGCAGTTACGTTTTCCTAGGCATTTTCCTCACAGCCCAGTCCATTGATGCCTTTCGTTACCAGCGCAATTAG
- a CDS encoding GldG family protein encodes MKRFALGSPERLTTVLLWAAPLFIIAGLSAGIVTNRWNWLPLGLLALGGSALLLWLIQQSRVSTGFWGRRSTQTSTNAILTVIAVIALLGIINFLADRYSVEIDLTENRAFTLAAETRDVLQHLDQPVQVLVFDANASSRDRLLLEQYRRQANSRFSFQFIDPQAQPALAKKYNVTQMGQVIVVAGEKTQRIDEELSESNLTPALIRVTSDRTIRAYFTTGHNELPLIGGAASLSEVAKLLEQRDVKLLPLNLLEKGRIPEDANVIVVAGPRQPFLRLEEDLLKEYLNRGGSLLLMLDVDVNAGLEDLLKNWGLTLDNRWVIDGSGVGQQVGLGPDTIIVTTYGNHPITQRFAQGPSLFPRAQAIRIDPVKDDNIVEIALAGPQTWAETDWRSGNLEFTEGVDTKGPLPIAVAITRQLSDHPPKEARLVVFGDSEFATDGVMAYQGINSDLFVNSLLWLGDRDQKALSIRPRQTTNRRLQLNVTTSRWLEMFSVFLLPLIGFGSALLVWWRRR; translated from the coding sequence ATGAAACGCTTTGCCCTAGGCTCACCTGAACGATTGACCACGGTATTGCTGTGGGCGGCGCCACTGTTCATCATCGCTGGCTTGAGTGCCGGCATCGTCACCAACCGCTGGAATTGGCTGCCCTTGGGTCTTTTAGCCTTAGGGGGGAGTGCCCTACTGCTATGGCTGATCCAGCAAAGTCGCGTCTCCACAGGGTTTTGGGGACGGCGTTCCACCCAAACAAGTACCAATGCCATCCTGACGGTGATTGCGGTGATCGCCCTATTGGGCATCATTAACTTTCTGGCCGATCGCTACAGCGTTGAAATTGATCTCACCGAAAACCGTGCCTTTACCCTAGCGGCAGAAACCCGTGATGTTCTGCAACATCTGGATCAGCCGGTGCAGGTCTTGGTGTTTGATGCCAATGCCAGCAGTCGCGATCGCCTGCTGTTGGAACAGTACCGCCGTCAGGCGAATAGCCGGTTTTCCTTTCAGTTCATTGACCCCCAGGCGCAACCCGCCCTTGCCAAAAAGTACAACGTGACTCAAATGGGGCAAGTGATTGTTGTCGCCGGTGAGAAAACCCAGCGCATTGATGAAGAGCTTTCCGAAAGCAATCTCACCCCTGCCTTGATTCGCGTCACCAGCGATCGCACGATCCGCGCCTATTTCACCACAGGACACAATGAACTCCCCCTCATTGGTGGGGCCGCCAGCCTCAGTGAAGTGGCCAAACTCCTCGAACAGCGGGATGTGAAACTCCTGCCCCTGAATTTGCTGGAGAAGGGGAGAATTCCCGAGGATGCCAATGTGATTGTTGTCGCTGGCCCCCGGCAGCCTTTTTTGCGTCTTGAGGAGGATTTGCTCAAGGAGTACCTCAATCGTGGCGGTAGCCTTTTGCTAATGCTGGATGTGGATGTCAACGCAGGTCTTGAGGATTTACTGAAAAACTGGGGACTCACCCTCGATAATCGCTGGGTCATTGATGGCTCTGGTGTGGGTCAGCAGGTGGGACTGGGGCCCGACACGATTATTGTCACTACCTATGGCAATCACCCCATTACTCAGCGCTTTGCCCAAGGTCCCAGTCTCTTTCCCCGAGCGCAAGCCATTCGCATTGATCCTGTAAAGGACGATAACATTGTTGAAATTGCCCTTGCGGGCCCGCAAACTTGGGCAGAAACCGATTGGCGGTCGGGCAACCTTGAATTCACCGAAGGCGTAGATACCAAAGGCCCGCTGCCCATTGCTGTGGCTATTACCCGTCAGTTGAGTGATCATCCCCCGAAGGAGGCCCGCCTAGTGGTCTTTGGAGATTCGGAGTTTGCTACCGATGGCGTGATGGCCTATCAAGGGATTAATAGTGATCTTTTTGTCAATTCCCTGCTTTGGTTGGGCGATCGCGACCAAAAGGCCCTCTCGATTCGTCCTCGCCAAACCACGAATCGCCGCCTTCAACTCAATGTCACCACCAGTCGTTGGCTAGAGATGTTCAGCGTGTTTCTCTTGCCCCTTATTGGTTTTGGTTCTGCCCTCTTGGTCTGGTGGCGGCGACGCTAA
- a CDS encoding chloride channel protein yields the protein MARASCPYPRLLLYALIIGLLSGCVTTAFYLGLKLGFALLWGTDPSQVSIATWEHLYPYIPLVTAFGGLLVGLSVKFFGAKGELADAIAELHHGGRLSYRFLPGMALASGLSLLFGSSAGPESPMIDINGGLGTWLAARLNLSPASTRILTLCGMAAGMSVFFESPLGATLFVLEIPHRRSVEFYEAIIPALISAAAGFTLFRVITGTTIGAIYRFPTYDSLRPQDIGFAVLLGFIGAAVGTLFVFLDRQIQRWLTPYRQYPLLLIVVVGFLIGVIALIHPITLFYGERQIEQVIEVVNRYSIGILLRVAFFKLLALSLCLRGGFRGGVVFPLFFVGACVGMAVHQALPNTPLSVALAGMMAAVTVVVTKTPLGLAIILTVISHTAMLPLMTIATLTSYLLTLPIGWIPSQRSREDTPDP from the coding sequence ATGGCAAGAGCCTCCTGCCCCTATCCCCGTTTGCTCCTGTATGCCCTAATCATTGGTCTTCTCAGCGGCTGTGTGACCACGGCTTTTTATCTGGGTCTCAAGCTAGGATTTGCCCTGTTGTGGGGGACTGATCCTAGCCAAGTGAGCATTGCCACTTGGGAGCACCTCTATCCTTACATTCCGCTGGTTACGGCTTTTGGCGGCTTGCTGGTGGGTTTATCGGTCAAATTCTTTGGGGCAAAGGGGGAACTCGCGGATGCGATCGCAGAGTTACACCATGGGGGTCGGTTAAGTTATCGCTTTCTACCCGGTATGGCACTGGCTTCTGGCCTATCCTTGCTCTTTGGCAGTAGTGCTGGCCCTGAAAGTCCAATGATTGACATCAATGGTGGCTTAGGCACTTGGTTGGCAGCTCGTTTGAATCTATCCCCCGCTAGCACCCGCATTCTCACCCTCTGTGGGATGGCAGCGGGCATGAGCGTGTTTTTTGAGTCGCCCCTTGGCGCAACGCTGTTCGTTTTGGAAATTCCCCATCGCCGTAGTGTTGAGTTTTATGAGGCAATCATTCCAGCTTTGATTTCTGCTGCCGCTGGGTTTACCCTTTTTCGCGTGATCACAGGCACAACCATTGGCGCCATTTACCGCTTCCCCACCTACGATAGCCTGCGTCCTCAGGATATTGGCTTTGCAGTGTTACTCGGCTTCATTGGCGCTGCCGTGGGAACGCTCTTTGTCTTTTTAGATCGGCAGATTCAACGCTGGCTGACCCCCTATCGGCAATATCCTCTCCTCTTAATCGTGGTGGTGGGTTTTCTGATTGGCGTAATTGCCCTGATTCACCCGATCACACTGTTCTACGGTGAGCGCCAAATTGAACAAGTCATCGAAGTGGTCAACCGCTACAGCATTGGCATTTTGCTGAGGGTCGCCTTCTTTAAACTCCTTGCCCTGAGTCTCTGTCTGCGGGGCGGGTTCCGTGGGGGAGTGGTCTTTCCCCTATTTTTTGTAGGTGCCTGTGTGGGCATGGCTGTGCACCAAGCACTCCCGAATACCCCCTTGAGTGTGGCCTTGGCTGGGATGATGGCGGCAGTAACGGTGGTGGTGACCAAAACGCCTTTGGGCCTGGCGATCATTCTGACGGTGATTTCCCATACGGCAATGCTTCCCCTGATGACGATCGCGACGCTAACCAGTTATCTATTGACCTTGCCTATTGGTTGGATCCCCAGCCAGCGATCGCGGGAGGACACCCCTGATCCCTGA
- the psbA gene encoding photosystem II q(b) protein — translation MTTVLQRREQLNLWEQFCSWVTSTNNRLYVGWFGVLMIPTLLAATICFVIAFIAAPPVDIDGIREPVSGSLLYGNNIITGAVVPSSNAIGLHFYPIWEAASLDEWLYNGGPYQLIIFHFLIGVFCYMGREWELSYRLGMRPWICVAYSAPVAAATAVFLIYPIGQGSFSDGMPLGISGTFNFMLVFQAEHNILMHPFHQLGVAGVFGGALFSAMHGSLVTSSLIRETTETESANYGYKFGQEEETYNIVAAHGYFGRLIFQYASFNNSRALHFFLAAWPVIGIWFTALGISTMAFNLNGFNFNHSVVDAQGNVINTWADIINRANLGMEVMHERNAHNFPLDLASAESAPVAMIAPSING, via the coding sequence ATGACGACTGTTTTACAACGTCGCGAGCAACTGAACCTGTGGGAGCAATTTTGCAGCTGGGTCACCAGCACCAACAACCGTCTCTATGTGGGCTGGTTCGGCGTGTTGATGATCCCCACTCTGCTCGCTGCTACCATCTGCTTCGTGATTGCTTTCATCGCTGCTCCCCCTGTGGACATCGATGGTATCCGTGAGCCTGTTTCTGGCTCTTTGCTCTATGGCAACAACATCATCACGGGTGCAGTTGTCCCCTCTAGCAACGCCATTGGCTTGCACTTCTACCCCATTTGGGAAGCTGCTTCCCTCGATGAGTGGCTCTACAACGGTGGCCCCTACCAACTGATCATCTTCCACTTCTTGATCGGTGTTTTCTGCTACATGGGTCGTGAGTGGGAACTCAGCTACCGCCTCGGTATGCGGCCTTGGATCTGCGTGGCCTACTCCGCTCCTGTGGCTGCTGCTACCGCTGTGTTCTTGATCTACCCCATTGGTCAAGGCAGCTTCTCTGACGGGATGCCCCTCGGTATCTCTGGTACCTTCAACTTCATGCTTGTGTTCCAAGCGGAGCACAATATCCTCATGCACCCCTTCCACCAACTGGGGGTAGCCGGTGTCTTTGGTGGTGCGCTGTTCTCCGCCATGCACGGTTCTCTGGTGACCTCCAGCTTGATCCGTGAAACCACCGAAACCGAATCTGCCAACTACGGTTACAAATTTGGTCAAGAGGAAGAAACCTACAACATCGTGGCTGCCCACGGTTACTTTGGCCGGTTGATCTTCCAATACGCCAGCTTCAACAACAGCCGTGCGCTGCACTTCTTCTTGGCTGCTTGGCCTGTGATCGGCATCTGGTTTACTGCCCTGGGTATCAGCACCATGGCCTTCAACCTCAACGGTTTCAACTTCAACCACTCTGTTGTGGATGCGCAAGGTAACGTGATCAACACCTGGGCGGACATCATCAACCGTGCCAACTTGGGTATGGAAGTGATGCACGAGCGCAATGCTCACAACTTCCCCCTCGACTTGGCCAGCGCTGAGTCTGCTCCTGTGGCCATGATTGCTCCCAGCATCAACGGCTAG
- a CDS encoding winged helix-turn-helix domain-containing protein, translating to MQGNEVNTAFEILLEEIELVANQLNEDGAQALKEGDYDTARRAIDEATGLAEFREKVKALQKEWASLQAKKPQCPEKSDSAGKSRLPRGRRTPEDAFRRPILEALVELGGTASVGEVLDLVGKKMHGKLTKDDFEPLPSDPRSIRWRNTAQWCRNTLVREGLMKQDSRRGTWEISDLGRRALKDEGPEL from the coding sequence ATGCAGGGCAACGAAGTCAACACGGCTTTCGAAATCCTTCTCGAAGAGATCGAGCTTGTCGCTAACCAACTGAACGAAGACGGGGCACAAGCCCTCAAGGAAGGTGATTACGATACAGCGCGGCGCGCCATAGACGAAGCGACCGGCCTGGCGGAGTTCCGCGAGAAGGTCAAAGCGCTTCAAAAAGAATGGGCTTCTCTCCAGGCCAAAAAGCCACAGTGCCCGGAGAAGTCAGACAGTGCAGGCAAAAGCCGCTTGCCGCGAGGACGACGCACCCCCGAGGACGCTTTTCGTCGGCCCATTCTGGAAGCGCTCGTAGAGCTGGGCGGAACAGCCTCGGTTGGGGAAGTTCTGGACCTTGTTGGGAAGAAAATGCACGGCAAGCTGACGAAAGACGACTTTGAGCCGTTGCCATCAGATCCCCGTTCCATTCGTTGGCGCAACACAGCCCAATGGTGCCGCAATACTTTGGTTCGCGAAGGCCTGATGAAGCAGGATTCTCGGCGCGGGACCTGGGAGATCTCGGACTTGGGACGGAGAGCATTGAAGGATGAAGGTCCGGAGTTGTGA